From Hippoglossus hippoglossus isolate fHipHip1 chromosome 14, fHipHip1.pri, whole genome shotgun sequence:
AATATCACCCACCTGTATGCCACCGTGCTGGGGCAGCAAGTGGGTCTCTCTGGTAGGTTGTCTTTTTGGGTTTTCATTGCTAAAACCAAATTGCTCAAGATGTTTTACGTGCTTGTAAGATGTTATTTATATGGAATTGTCAGACATCAGGGACAAAGCCAGCTTATGACTATGTGCTGCCTCTTACACAGAGGATGTCAGTTGATTAGTGGTTCCTTCAGTGTGACCCAGATACATTCACATACACAAAGCTAAAGGAACGTCTGAAAGTGGTCTGAGCGATCACATCTCAAAGTCTTGGGTGCTCTGCATTTACACCTGAGCCATGATGCatgttaatgccaggtgtgCACAGAGCCATAGTGAACAAACAGTGGCTGCCTTGTGTGACTAAAAGCTGTTCCCATTCAGCCCTGCGATAGGTTTCAGATGTAAAGGTCTCAGACTTTAGGGTCTCAGACTTTTAGGTCTCAGACTTTACAGTATCAGACTTTTAGGTTTCAGGAGGCAGAGACAAACTGAAGAGTAATTACCATGAGCTTCGAATACATTGAGTCTGaatgtgtatgtacagtgtttgtttgaactTTTCCTTTTGTCCCCTGTGGCGGCTCACACTCATCTCTCATGTACGTTGTCTGTACGGCTCAATAGAGACAGAATTTAGGAGGATGGAAGACATGACTTGTATTTCAGGCTGGAGTGAAAATGGTGAAGTTATATTATTACTTTAAGCAGCTAAAAGTAAATGTCCCACTCAAATCAGGTGTCATCTTCTATCTATTACAATCTATTCAGTCTATTACCTGGTGATTGAGTGAAGTGTATCTTGACTCAGAGGAGTTTAAACTCTTCGTTGAGGTCAGATCATTTCACTCTTTACAGACCTAACCACTGATATTCATCCAGTCACGATTGGCTCAGTCTGTGGTTTCAGCTTTCTGCCTTTCCTGCCTCCAAATAGTTTCTCTAGTTTTTTGATGAACCCTGTTATACTCAGAAACTCCCCCCCCCAAGGCAAATGGTTAAGTTGGCGTTGTTACTGATATTTGACAACACTTTACGTGCTGGATGTTTTCCTGTGCTCTAGGCCCCTGTTTGTCTTTAACTCTACGCTGCTGAAGGTCTCGGACATTTGCCTGAAGCTCGTAACTGGATGAGAATGAATGGATGAGAAAAGTCAGTAAGGAGctttgtgaatgttgttttgcACAGAGTGAGTAGTCCTGTTTGAAACACTgtacaggaagaggaagtggatTTCTCTGAACTGCCAGTTACTGCCTACATTCACATTTGAGTGTGTCATTTATAAAGTTATGAAAACTTAAAGGTTTCAGACTTTTAGGTCTCAGAAAGCGTTTGAATGTGTAGGCATATAATTTGTCAAGTAGCCCAGTGTGTAGTATTTTTCCCAGCACAAACGTTGACTGGTCCCAGAAGGGGAAGGCTCACTTTCAGGGTCTTGGTATTGTGCACTTTCACGTGGTCAAGTCTTACTGGGAAACTTCAATTGAACAGAGCCAGTGGAGGATGCTTCTTTTAAAGTTGTGATATAGGCGTTAGATcggtgtttctttttttacatattcactcaggcacatttagaggacTAATATTTATGATATCTACAAATGTGGAGGAGGTGTGAGCTGATTTCTTTATAACTGATCATCTGGAGTTATTGTTCTCGCGTCTACTTCTAGATGACCTTAAGTTTCCACCAATGAAATTGAGATAAAATGACCTAGATTGAACACGTGATGACGAACTACAGAGGTCATCAGGTGTTTGACTTCTGAGAACAGAAACTCGTCCATGTTTGTCCTCCTGGATTCACACGTCTATACTCCGGAGTCCACCGAGTTTGAATCATAATCCTGTAATCTCCACAGTCTGTTAGTTATTATCAGGGGAGAAGCTTGACATGACAGGTAATACTGCTGCTGCGACTGTGCCTGGTTTCATACCCGTGGGAATTACCGTGTTACAAGCTGTTTAGACAGTTTTAGGATCTAATGATCGCCTCAGAGGCAGCAGGCTCCTCTCTGGAGGCCTGTGCCATGTTTTAGTCCCATCATTATTGTTCCCATATCAACAATTACAACAATGTGGATTATTAAATTGGACGTTTATGaactgtgcatgtttttttgttttttttttaaatataaggCTGACAATTACAACTCGTCGGGATTgaaaagttaaaatgaaaaaaacagaaaaccagagGAGTTTGAAGTCCTCGTATAAACCGTGTAAATCTCCCGATGATGTGTTATTCATTGTAAAAATcgcatgtttgtgtttgtgtgtctaggCCGGGAAGCCCATGAAGAGATAAACATCACCTTCACCCTGCCTGTATCCTGGAACTCCGACGACTGTGTGCTGCACGGACACTGCGAGCAGGTGGTGTTCAGCACTTGCATGACCATCACAGCGGCCAGCAACATCTTCCCAGTCACAGTGTGAGTTGGAACGTCGCCCCGACTCACGGGACAGAGCTTTGTTTCTCTGCCCAGAGCTGCTGACGACTGATGAAGTGAAAAACACAGGATCCCGATGCTTTTTTATCTCCATGTAATTTGTCAGTGTTCAATTTGACTAATCCACAATGTTTAATCAGTAATTAGTGTGTCTACGGTTCTGTCCCAGTATGTTGAGTTTTGTTATGCAtcagcgacagccagtggccggtTCCATTATGTTAATGGCCATCGGTCCCATTCTTTTAAACACGATATCTTTAGACACCATGAaggatttttattcaaatgattagattttggtCGTCTAAGGTCAAACGTCAAGGTCACAGCgacctcacaaaacccttttttacCTCATGAAGGTTTTATTTCAACAACGctgcaaaatatatttttaaaatgacaaatgttggTTTGGACTCACAAATGATCTGATTCGGTTTgaatggtcaaaggtcaaaccaCAAGGCGGCctcataaaaaaacatcatatctcaaatctgccttaaaggaatgaaataaatcaggttTAACTTTGACAagaagattaactgattagatttcagggTTTAGATTTTCTGTCACAGTGACCTCGTACGAGtctggaaaacaaatgtgtgcagACTGAATCTGCAGAGGCGTATAACCGCAGTGTGGTATTTATGGTTGTAtggtttttatttgaagtgtttttatcTCTGGCTGCTTTGATGTCCTAACACCCTCATAAAATATCcatgttatattttctttaaagatccaacattaaaaacaagacattacGAAACAAATAATCAGAGAAATAATATCTTTGACTCTTCTGCTCTCATAGCCACTATACTGAACCGCTGAGTCTGTGTTTTTGGTTTGCAGGCAGCCGCCCCACTGCGTGCCGGAGACGTACACCAACGCCACCTCTTGGTACAAGGTGTTCACCACAGTCCGTGACTCAGACACCAAGTACAGTCAGGACTACAACCCCTTCTGGTGTTATAAAGGAGCCATCGGCAAGGTGTACCACGCACTCAACCCAAAGCTCACCGTCATCGTTCCAGATGTGAGTCCAAACCACCGTATATTCCCCAGagtcacagtttttattttctattctttttcACCGATAAATTTAAATCTTATTTCACAGACATGATGTCAGAGTTGTGAAGTTTGCAGTATtttcaaacagatttttaattggTAATAAAGTGTTCTATATCTAAATTAACATATTTCTTGCTagaatgttgttttctttgaagTCATTGCAGCACAACAGAGGACGGTTGAGTCTCTGCAGTTTAGAGTCACTCACTCGTAGCAAAGCCATTTTAGTCTCAGCTCTATCTATACTGGTGGCAGTGGACTGGTCCTGGATCACAATGATTCCCATTCACCGTCCTCAACTGGGCTCTGAATGCTGCCGCAAACAATTGAGGGAACATATGCTGGTGCCTGCACCGTCACCTGAGCTCTGcccacctggacacacacaggatgagGGAGTGGTGCTCGAGAcgacctccccccccccccccccttcaacaaaacaacagagaaacctatcgacacatggagcttctgttttcctccttttgtcctttattttgaaaaaacgGAGCCTAAATAGCTTTAAAGATGTATtgattcttcttttcttcactgTTCAGACTGtgaagttaaagaaaaacacttgtttgtgacttACTATTTAACTCCAGCCAGGTTTTTATATAAAAGAACACTTTGGAAGTGAcgtgtttatccttcccgcgATGCAGTTATAAACTATAGTCTTGTATTGATCAGTTAATGTTATAATGAAACAACTTGCTGCCACACCCACAGGACAGTGTGTGTAGAAGTGGTCATGTGATTATCATGAAACCCTCTCGTTTCTCCCAGGACGACCGTTCTCTCATCAACCTGCACCTGATGCACACTagctacttcctgtttgtcatgGTCATCACTATGTTCTGCTACGCAGTCATCAAGGGGCGGCCGGGCAAAGTACGACAAACCAACCCTGACTTCTGCCCTGAGAAGGTACAACAGACACCAGCCGAGCTAAATGACCCACACAGGTAGTTCCAGCCAAGCGTCAGTTGACCAGCGATTGGTTATAAGACAGTGATTCTGTGTTAAtcatcaaaatatataaatcactacaaatgttttattttttcatgtctTGTAAAAAATGTGGCACTTTTCCAACTTACTGACTAACAAAGAGCAAATGGTAATAttttatgtaattattattcTAAACAAATTTGCAAATTATACTTCAACTGGTAAAATGTAGAGTTAAAGCAGGAGATGAGAAGTTGTAGCTCCTGGGGGAACATTGTTATGTGATGATCCTCGGCTCTGTCTGGTACGTACGAAGTAAGGATTTGCTAATTTGGTCTAATTCCTTGTTgtagcacaaaacacacaacagcaggtGGAGCTGCTTCAGTCGTTCTTCATGTGAGAATTCACTGTggctgtttctgtttctactgTTCCTGCTGTTTAGATTAAAAATGTGTGCATTGAGCTTTGATACCAGCTGCCAGTaatttggattttttaaaagtaGATCCTGACTGATTTTAGGGGGATGATACCAATATTGGGGAGTAAAGAATAATATCAAAAAATACGATAtgatatattttacatttaacaattaactttattgtaaataaccataaatataagataacaaatatatagaacttatATTGAGAAAATTAGCAAAACAtataatgaaacataaaatgtaaacacatcttttctgcattgttgtttttatattctcttCCACAGACATCGgtatcagcatttgtttgttagcattaaaatgtatttacagaacaaacaatgcagaaaagatgtgcatttattacattttacataaaaaatcatgtttattttaacttattattaattatttttattattaattccAGTTTGATAACAATCAACAACAGCAATCTCATgtaggatttatttttaatttaataaatctgtatcaaatgttttactccctttATAACAGAATTGGCATCCACCCCCTTTAAAAGGGACATTTCAGTGATGGTTGGCTCCAGTTTAATTCCAAAGAACTATATCAGTTtatgagatatatatatatttaagaatCTTTTCTGTCCTCTTTTATTCATCTAATTTCCCCGCTGCTGTTCTTATCACTAacacttgtgttttcattgctgcaGTAACCCGGGTCCTGTCTCTCTGTTGCAGGTGGCGCTGTCAGACTGTTAAAATGATGTGAGAGCGCTTTGTCAGAACTTAACTGCAAAACGGAcaaactcaaaaaaaaaagacacggACGAAATAACATAAACATACCAGTTGCCTAGTGAACCCTGGAAATACAAATAAGGGACTCAAAAAGCTCTGTGAATGCATTACTCTTGCAATGTTGGGTTTCTCCAACCAAAGATATACAAGTGCCTGTATCTGTGGTGTAAATATTTGTAGGAACTCTGATAATCTGTGCAAGacctttttgtttcttttttcactaTGATTCTGATTCTTTGCCTGGGTTCCCCTCGTGCCATGTCCGCACATGcagtacagacacacagcaaacgGCCACATTCAAGAACTTCATTGccactttttaattttttttattttaagcaaGATCAAGAaaaggaggtgggggggggttacacGGCTTCCGTCACAAATGCCggatgagttttttttctcgaaatgtcttttttgtttttcatagactgtgaataaagatggacgaataaggaaatgaagctaaaatatcggTTTTCATAGCaactaataactaattaaaaccaaacttgctagaaaaactatgaaacatcagtgtgattggtccacgtcccatctgctaacatggaggagaggggcAATCGACAtgttctccatctttatttaccgtctTCGTCGGTTAACAGACGTTTTGGAGATGACCCACGATGATGAGCACGATGTCTGGTCGCttaaaaaaaataggaaaacGTTTAAGTGACTAAAATGTGCTTGAAAAGCTGGGTTGAGATCTTTGCTTGAGGACGACGAGATGCTTGTGTCGAACATTTATAGGAGAAATCGTCCGTTTGCATTCGGGCGTCGCAGCTTCGACAGGGAGGAGAATGAATGTAGCATGTTGCTCTGCACCAAACTCCACAGCAGCTCGTCACGATTCGTTAATTCAGATGAACTAGcatcagtcccccccccccccccccccgtgtgtcGGTAAAGTATTCAGATCATTTCTGATATCGCAGTCAAA
This genomic window contains:
- the tmem248 gene encoding transmembrane protein 248 isoform X2: MVYLLNSIENLRSHINNRPPLVIFMISVSAVAIAFLTIGYFFKIKEIKSPELTEDWNTFLLRYNELDVCVSENETIKHGLNESTTPESLVVTSGQARSSTQTPLLLDDSGAINISVPITLTLDPQRPFGGYSRNITHLYATVLGQQVGLSGREAHEEINITFTLPVSWNSDDCVLHGHCEQVVFSTCMTITAASNIFPVTVQPPHCVPETYTNATSWYKVFTTVRDSDTKYSQDYNPFWCYKGAIGKVYHALNPKLTVIVPDDDRSLINLHLMHTSYFLFVMVITMFCYAVIKGRPGKVRQTNPDFCPEKVALSDC
- the tmem248 gene encoding transmembrane protein 248 isoform X1; this encodes MVYLLNSIENLRSHINNRPPLVIFMISVSAVAIAFLTIGYFFKIKEIKSPELTEDWNTFLLRYNELDVCVSENETIKHGLNESTTPESLVVTSGQARSSTQTPLLLDDSGAINISVPITLTLDPQRPFGGYSRNITHLYATVLGQQVGLSGREAHEEINITFTLPVSWNSDDCVLHGHCEQVVFSTCMTITAASNIFPVTVQPPHCVPETYTNATSWYKVFTTVRDSDTKYSQDYNPFWCYKGAIGKVYHALNPKLTVIVPDDDRSLINLHLMHTSYFLFVMVITMFCYAVIKGRPGKVRQTNPDFCPEKVQQTPAELNDPHRWRCQTVKMM